A single window of Microbacterium oryzae DNA harbors:
- a CDS encoding aminotransferase class IV, whose translation MSDVAVYFGRADQLLDDSFEGEPDIRAIDAEHATVSVFDAGLMRGDGVFEATTVVGGVPLAWHLHTRRLRQSAAALELPLPNPRALHAFAAAAIRHSRVTEAHIKVIVTRGGPDEVPTVFAVVGAASARKRPEVAIATLERELMRDSAQRAPWLLVGAKTLSYAPNMAARREYERRGVQNAVFVTRDGFLLEGPQSSIVLREGDRVVTPHPRIGILHGTTQVEVFAWAALNGLQTSYEDIAADRLLRADQVWMMGGSFVQSVTAVDGHPIAHDRARTDAINAFMQTERDAIDAWTRDHAPG comes from the coding sequence ATGAGCGACGTCGCGGTCTACTTCGGTCGGGCTGATCAGCTGCTCGACGATTCCTTCGAGGGCGAGCCCGACATCCGGGCCATCGACGCGGAGCATGCGACGGTGTCGGTGTTCGACGCCGGTCTCATGCGCGGCGACGGGGTGTTCGAAGCGACGACCGTCGTGGGCGGCGTCCCCCTCGCCTGGCATCTGCACACGCGGCGGCTGCGGCAGTCGGCGGCCGCGCTGGAGCTCCCGCTGCCGAACCCCCGCGCCCTCCATGCATTCGCGGCCGCGGCCATCCGACACAGCCGAGTGACCGAGGCTCACATCAAGGTGATCGTCACGCGCGGCGGGCCGGATGAGGTTCCCACGGTGTTCGCGGTGGTCGGCGCCGCCTCCGCGCGGAAGAGGCCCGAGGTCGCGATCGCGACGCTCGAGCGGGAGCTCATGCGCGACTCCGCGCAGCGCGCGCCCTGGCTCCTGGTCGGGGCGAAGACGCTGTCCTACGCGCCGAACATGGCCGCGCGGCGCGAGTACGAGCGGCGCGGAGTGCAGAACGCCGTCTTCGTCACGCGCGACGGGTTCCTACTGGAGGGTCCGCAGTCATCGATCGTGCTGCGCGAGGGCGACCGCGTGGTGACGCCGCACCCGCGCATCGGCATCCTGCACGGCACGACCCAGGTCGAGGTGTTCGCCTGGGCGGCACTGAACGGTCTGCAGACCTCGTACGAGGACATCGCCGCCGATCGGCTCCTCCGCGCGGATCAGGTGTGGATGATGGGCGGCTCGTTCGTCCAGTCCGTGACGGCGGTCGACGGCCATCCGATCGCGCACGACCGCGCCCGGACCGACGCGATCAACGCCTTCATGCAGACCGAGCGAGACGCCATCGACGCCTGGACGCGCGATCACGCCCCCGGCTGA
- a CDS encoding nuclease-related domain-containing protein, with amino-acid sequence MTQWLWVACAVAAVLLIAVVVLLVVMRRDRKRTAQRIDEIEATHATEVGEQNRTHEEQVASLAQNHERQVVALSDEHDREVERMRSDVRNSQDVARRARETLATGLKWEAASRRLILRVCEQLGLRGSLLTNVVFMPDEGSPASFVTQVDHVLLLDGARVVIENKRWQGILFDGVRPSEVHPDFGKLIDETSLGERFALQLRSDREASSISIHRHVGERSPVVQVRRHAQQLSRFVEEEISEPIWFDTCVLYSHETAEAHLKQKDQTAGGATTWVVAGAAGLEECLSVLAGRPTSEDMQRDNAAVFRTLAALGADATTFGSDPVDQPGA; translated from the coding sequence ATGACGCAGTGGCTCTGGGTGGCGTGCGCGGTGGCGGCGGTGCTGCTCATCGCGGTGGTGGTGCTTCTGGTCGTGATGCGCCGCGACCGGAAGCGGACGGCGCAGCGCATCGACGAGATCGAGGCGACGCACGCGACCGAGGTGGGCGAGCAGAACCGCACGCATGAGGAGCAGGTCGCGAGCCTCGCGCAGAATCACGAGCGTCAGGTCGTCGCGCTGTCCGACGAGCACGATCGCGAGGTCGAGCGCATGCGCTCCGACGTGCGCAACTCGCAGGACGTCGCTCGCCGCGCGCGGGAGACCCTCGCCACGGGCCTCAAGTGGGAGGCGGCCTCGCGCCGTCTGATCCTGCGGGTCTGCGAGCAGCTCGGCCTGCGCGGGAGCCTCCTCACCAACGTCGTGTTCATGCCGGACGAGGGGTCCCCGGCGAGCTTCGTCACGCAGGTGGACCACGTCCTGCTGCTCGACGGCGCGCGCGTGGTGATCGAGAACAAGCGCTGGCAGGGGATCCTCTTCGACGGGGTGCGGCCATCCGAGGTGCACCCCGATTTCGGCAAGCTCATCGACGAGACGAGCCTCGGCGAGCGCTTCGCCCTGCAGCTGCGCAGCGATCGCGAAGCGTCGTCGATCTCGATCCACCGGCACGTCGGCGAGCGGTCGCCCGTGGTGCAGGTGCGGCGCCACGCGCAGCAGCTGTCCCGGTTCGTGGAGGAGGAGATCTCCGAGCCCATCTGGTTCGACACCTGCGTGCTGTACTCGCACGAGACGGCCGAGGCGCACCTCAAGCAGAAGGACCAGACCGCCGGCGGTGCGACGACGTGGGTCGTCGCAGGCGCGGCAGGGCTCGAGGAGTGCCTGAGCGTGCTCGCCGGACGCCCGACGAGCGAGGACATGCAGCGCGACAACGCCGCGGTGTTCCGGACGCTCGCCGCGCTGGGTGCCGACGCGACGACCTTCGGGAGCGACCCGGTCGATCAGCCGGGGGCGTGA
- a CDS encoding LysR family transcriptional regulator: MVALWNGRGLLLLHELRMRGTIAAVAAALNYSASTISHQLRQLEREVGVDLLAPEGRGLRLTSAGEAVARHAQGMLAAQESLHGDLATLAPSAAPLRIAALQTSARTLIPRMLDALPGYRVEVIVTPPEHGLFETEAGAFDLAMAEQYPGHTRPHRAGLDRELLGRDPIRLAVGARSGVRALGEAREAAWVMEPEGTAARAWTVQQCRAAGFEPDVRYEATDLSAHLRLIAAGHAVGLIPGLALAAEEAELRLIDLPGAPRRDVFTAARLSARALPGVRAARAALADAFAALPQT; this comes from the coding sequence ATGGTCGCGTTGTGGAACGGACGAGGTCTGCTGCTCCTGCACGAGCTGCGCATGCGGGGCACGATCGCTGCGGTCGCCGCCGCGCTGAACTACAGCGCCTCGACGATCTCGCACCAGCTGCGGCAGCTGGAGCGCGAGGTCGGCGTCGATCTGCTCGCACCGGAAGGCCGGGGGCTGCGGCTCACCTCGGCCGGCGAGGCGGTGGCGCGTCATGCCCAGGGGATGCTCGCCGCCCAGGAGTCCCTGCACGGCGATCTCGCCACGCTCGCGCCGTCGGCGGCTCCGCTGCGGATCGCGGCGCTGCAGACCAGCGCGCGCACGCTCATCCCCCGCATGCTCGACGCGCTTCCCGGATATCGGGTGGAGGTGATCGTCACGCCGCCGGAGCACGGGCTGTTCGAGACGGAGGCGGGCGCCTTCGACCTGGCCATGGCGGAGCAGTACCCGGGCCATACGCGCCCGCATCGCGCGGGACTCGACCGGGAGCTGCTCGGGCGCGACCCGATCCGCCTCGCCGTGGGCGCGAGGAGCGGGGTGCGCGCACTCGGCGAGGCGCGGGAGGCGGCGTGGGTGATGGAGCCGGAGGGCACGGCCGCGCGCGCGTGGACCGTGCAGCAGTGCCGCGCCGCCGGCTTCGAGCCCGACGTGCGCTACGAGGCGACCGACCTGTCCGCCCACCTGCGCCTCATCGCCGCGGGGCACGCGGTCGGACTCATCCCCGGCCTCGCTCTGGCGGCCGAGGAGGCGGAGCTGCGTCTGATCGATCTGCCCGGCGCGCCGCGGCGCGATGTCTTCACCGCCGCACGTCTCTCCGCCCGCGCGCTGCCCGGCGTGCGGGCAGCGCGCGCGGCCCTGGCGGACGCGTTCGCCGCTCTTCCCCAGACGTGA
- a CDS encoding bifunctional proline dehydrogenase/L-glutamate gamma-semialdehyde dehydrogenase — translation MTTVAPSSAATSEPLPGIDRQLAEAAIAQVRTWLAAARDEKVDASAKNLAGVLRDPNGLAFTVGFVDGVVRPEDTRVAARNLANLVPLIPRFLPAPLRGLIRLGGAFAPALPGVVVPASRVVLRQMVRHLIVDARDEKLGKTLAELRGEGVQLNVNLLGEAILGQREADRRLSGTRRLLERDDVDYVSIKVSSTVAPHSPWAFEEAVTHAVDALAPLYETAKANGTFINLDMEEYKDLDLTLAVFMRLLERPEFLGLEAGIVLQAYLPDALGAMMRLQEWAQERVQRGGAAIKVRVVKGANLPMEQVDAETHGWPLATWQSKQHTDASYKAVLDYALHPERIANVRLGIAGHNLFDIALAWLLAKKRGIADGRGVEFEMLLGMATAQAAVVRRDVGSLLLYTPVVHPREFDVAIAYLIRRLEEGASHENFMSAVFDLDADPALFDREKERFLTSIDLIPHDLPKPNRVQDRREPQPEGPRDGFRNTPDSAPSIAGNREWATVIRSRMEHSTLGEETLAQHTLRTLDEVDAMVADALAAGEGWRALGPDGRAAILHRAGDVLEAHRADLLEVMGSECGKVIEQGDPEVSEAIDFAHYYAESAQHLADVDGATFDPARLTVVTPPWNFPVAIPAGSTLAALAAGSPVILKPASQARRCGAVLAEALWEAGVPRDVLHLARVEENDLGRRLVSHESVERVILTGAYETAELFRSFRRDLPLLAETSGKNAIIVTPSADLDLAAKDVAYSAFGHAGQKCSAASLVVLVGSVAQSERFRRQLIDAVEGYAVGMPWEATSRIGPLIGPAEGKLQRALTELEPGQRWVRQPRKLDDEGRMWTPGIREGVQAGSEFHLTEYFGPVLGIMTAETLDEAIDIVRAVDYGLTSGLHALDEAEIARWLERIDVGNAYVNRGTTGAIVQRQPFGGWKKSSVGAGTKAGGPSYLFGLGHWSDAPVRTQGETDGAGRRALSAVGEADGQGWLESALATDIAAFADEFGVARDAQGLRLEQNVLRYAPVPVTVRYEDRPVVELVRVVAAGLRAGAAIVVSTPVALPASVASWLGAEGVEIAFDDADAWAKRARDLARTGGRVRLVGAPLDEVIAATDGAPNVAVYGGPVTSAGRVEMLPFLHEQAVSVTAHRFGNERRYEIPGLADA, via the coding sequence ATGACCACCGTCGCTCCGTCATCCGCCGCCACCTCGGAACCCCTGCCCGGCATCGACCGGCAGCTCGCCGAGGCGGCCATCGCCCAGGTGCGCACCTGGCTCGCCGCCGCGCGGGACGAGAAGGTCGACGCCTCGGCGAAGAACCTCGCCGGCGTCCTCCGCGACCCGAACGGCCTCGCCTTCACGGTCGGCTTCGTCGACGGCGTCGTCCGCCCCGAGGACACGCGCGTCGCCGCGCGGAACCTCGCGAACCTCGTCCCGCTCATCCCGCGCTTCCTCCCCGCGCCGCTGCGCGGGCTCATCCGCCTGGGCGGTGCGTTCGCGCCGGCGCTGCCGGGCGTCGTCGTGCCCGCGAGCCGCGTGGTGCTGCGCCAGATGGTGCGTCACCTCATCGTCGACGCGCGCGACGAGAAGCTCGGGAAGACCCTCGCCGAACTCCGCGGCGAGGGCGTGCAGCTCAACGTGAACCTGCTCGGCGAAGCCATCCTCGGTCAGCGCGAGGCCGACCGCCGCCTCTCCGGCACCCGCCGTCTCCTCGAGCGCGACGACGTCGACTACGTCTCCATCAAGGTCTCGTCGACGGTCGCGCCGCACAGCCCGTGGGCGTTTGAGGAGGCCGTCACGCACGCGGTCGACGCCCTCGCGCCGCTGTATGAGACGGCGAAGGCCAACGGCACCTTCATCAACCTCGACATGGAGGAGTACAAGGACCTCGACCTCACGCTCGCGGTCTTCATGCGGCTCCTCGAGCGCCCGGAGTTCCTCGGCCTCGAGGCCGGCATCGTTCTCCAGGCATATCTCCCCGATGCCCTCGGCGCGATGATGCGCCTGCAGGAATGGGCGCAGGAGCGCGTCCAGCGCGGCGGGGCCGCCATCAAGGTGCGCGTCGTGAAGGGCGCGAACCTTCCCATGGAGCAGGTCGACGCCGAGACCCATGGCTGGCCGCTCGCGACGTGGCAGAGCAAGCAGCACACCGACGCGTCGTACAAGGCCGTGCTCGACTACGCGCTCCACCCCGAGCGCATCGCGAACGTCCGCCTCGGCATCGCCGGTCACAACCTCTTCGACATCGCCCTCGCCTGGCTGCTCGCCAAGAAGCGCGGCATCGCGGATGGCCGGGGCGTCGAATTCGAGATGCTGCTGGGGATGGCCACGGCGCAGGCCGCCGTCGTCCGCCGCGACGTCGGCTCGCTGCTGCTCTACACGCCCGTCGTGCACCCGCGGGAGTTCGACGTCGCGATCGCCTATCTCATCCGGCGGCTCGAGGAGGGAGCGAGCCACGAGAACTTCATGTCGGCGGTGTTCGACCTCGATGCCGACCCCGCGCTCTTCGATCGCGAGAAGGAGCGCTTCCTCACCTCGATCGACCTCATCCCGCACGACCTGCCGAAGCCGAACCGCGTGCAGGATCGGCGGGAGCCGCAGCCCGAGGGGCCGCGCGACGGCTTCCGCAACACCCCGGACAGCGCCCCGAGCATCGCGGGCAACCGCGAATGGGCCACCGTCATCCGCTCGCGCATGGAGCACTCCACGCTCGGCGAGGAGACGCTCGCACAGCACACCCTCCGCACCCTCGACGAGGTCGACGCGATGGTCGCCGACGCGCTCGCCGCGGGCGAGGGATGGCGCGCGCTCGGCCCCGACGGACGCGCGGCCATCCTGCATCGCGCGGGCGACGTGCTCGAGGCGCACCGCGCCGATCTCCTCGAGGTCATGGGCTCGGAGTGCGGCAAGGTCATCGAACAGGGCGACCCCGAGGTCTCCGAGGCGATCGACTTCGCGCACTACTACGCCGAGAGCGCTCAGCACCTCGCCGACGTCGACGGTGCGACGTTCGACCCGGCCCGCCTCACCGTCGTGACGCCGCCGTGGAACTTCCCGGTGGCCATCCCCGCCGGCTCGACACTCGCCGCGCTCGCCGCAGGGTCACCGGTCATCCTCAAGCCCGCATCGCAGGCGCGGCGCTGCGGCGCCGTGCTCGCCGAGGCGCTGTGGGAGGCGGGCGTCCCGCGCGACGTGCTGCACCTCGCGCGCGTCGAGGAGAACGACCTCGGTCGCCGTCTCGTGTCGCACGAGAGCGTCGAGCGCGTCATCCTCACCGGCGCGTACGAGACCGCGGAGCTCTTCCGCTCGTTCCGCCGCGACCTGCCGCTCCTCGCCGAGACGAGCGGCAAGAACGCGATCATCGTCACGCCGTCGGCGGACCTCGATCTCGCCGCGAAGGACGTCGCCTACTCGGCGTTCGGGCACGCGGGGCAGAAGTGCTCGGCGGCATCCCTCGTCGTGCTCGTCGGATCCGTCGCGCAGAGCGAGCGCTTCCGCCGCCAGCTCATCGACGCCGTCGAGGGCTACGCCGTGGGCATGCCCTGGGAGGCCACCTCGCGCATCGGGCCGCTGATCGGCCCCGCGGAGGGCAAGCTGCAGCGCGCGCTGACGGAGCTCGAACCCGGTCAGCGCTGGGTGCGCCAGCCGCGCAAGCTCGATGACGAGGGGCGCATGTGGACGCCCGGCATCCGCGAGGGCGTGCAGGCCGGGAGCGAGTTCCACCTCACGGAGTACTTCGGCCCCGTGCTCGGCATCATGACCGCCGAGACGCTCGACGAGGCGATCGACATCGTCCGCGCGGTCGACTACGGCCTCACCTCCGGCCTCCACGCCCTCGACGAGGCGGAGATCGCCCGCTGGCTCGAGCGCATCGACGTCGGCAACGCCTACGTCAACCGCGGCACCACCGGCGCCATCGTGCAACGGCAGCCGTTCGGCGGCTGGAAGAAGTCGTCGGTCGGCGCGGGCACCAAGGCCGGCGGCCCGAGCTACCTCTTCGGCCTCGGCCACTGGTCCGATGCCCCGGTGCGCACGCAGGGCGAGACGGATGGCGCCGGGCGCCGCGCGCTGTCGGCCGTCGGCGAGGCGGATGGCCAGGGCTGGCTGGAGTCGGCCCTCGCGACCGACATCGCCGCGTTCGCCGACGAGTTCGGCGTCGCACGCGACGCGCAGGGCCTGCGGCTCGAGCAGAACGTGCTGCGCTACGCGCCCGTTCCCGTGACGGTGCGGTACGAGGACCGTCCGGTCGTCGAGCTCGTGCGCGTCGTCGCGGCCGGCCTCCGCGCCGGTGCCGCGATCGTCGTCAGCACGCCGGTGGCGCTGCCGGCATCGGTCGCCTCCTGGCTCGGCGCGGAGGGGGTCGAGATCGCCTTCGATGACGCGGACGCGTGGGCGAAACGGGCCCGCGACCTCGCGCGCACCGGCGGGCGCGTCCGCCTGGTCGGGGCGCCGCTCGACGAGGTCATCGCCGCGACCGACGGCGCCCCGAACGTCGCGGTCTACGGCGGTCCGGTGACCTCCGCCGGGCGCGTGGAGATGCTGCCGTTCCTGCACGAGCAGGCGGTGTCGGTCACCGCGCACCGCTTCGGCAACGAGCGCCGCTACGAGATCCCCGGCCTCGCCGACGCCTGA
- a CDS encoding D-alanyl-D-alanine carboxypeptidase family protein: MPSDDTPAREPAAEATLLTALGWVDPDTVAAMPAAGPLSTSRLVPVEPSLLPPRRHHRVWLGPAATAGALALAYVAGCGLWPLTEAAPTISDLTVETPIGEEFPVTWPADGSAALAAVGGPGGPISSNDEVLPMASITKVITALMIIERAQLEPGEDGPSYAFTQADSDEYWTYLYAQESSLDVPVDGTLTLQQMLQGVLLGSANNYIDRLVDEMWGTQEAWLVDARVWLDEHDLTGITVTDPSGIDPGNVADTRSLISLADIAMQNPVLASIVAEKSVTLPGAGVVPNSNPLIDDEGVVGLKTGSLWSTGTPYWNLLAVKNVTIGQTTVTLYSAVIGQPDEESRETVSRSLLEQLEEGIQLTTAVAPDVPVAHVRTPWGAQSTIVTADEAEVISWQGVAPATDPDYDVEVGAEAGDVVGTLTVQGGLDDTSVDLALTDDVPAPSFWWRLTHPLTLLGLD, translated from the coding sequence GTGCCCTCCGACGACACCCCGGCCCGCGAGCCCGCCGCCGAAGCGACGCTGCTCACGGCCCTGGGATGGGTGGACCCCGACACGGTGGCCGCGATGCCGGCCGCCGGCCCGCTCAGCACGAGCCGCCTCGTTCCCGTCGAGCCCTCGCTGCTGCCGCCGCGACGGCATCACCGCGTGTGGCTCGGCCCCGCCGCGACCGCCGGAGCGCTCGCCCTCGCGTACGTCGCAGGCTGCGGTCTCTGGCCGCTGACCGAGGCCGCGCCGACGATCTCCGACCTCACCGTCGAGACGCCGATCGGCGAGGAGTTCCCGGTCACCTGGCCGGCGGACGGCAGCGCGGCCCTCGCCGCGGTCGGCGGGCCGGGAGGTCCGATCTCGTCGAACGACGAGGTGCTGCCGATGGCCAGCATCACCAAGGTGATCACGGCGCTCATGATCATCGAGCGCGCGCAGCTCGAGCCGGGCGAGGATGGCCCCTCGTACGCGTTCACGCAGGCCGACAGCGACGAGTACTGGACGTACCTCTACGCGCAGGAGTCCTCTCTCGACGTGCCCGTCGACGGCACGCTGACCCTGCAGCAGATGCTGCAGGGCGTGCTCCTCGGCTCGGCCAACAACTACATCGACCGGCTCGTCGACGAGATGTGGGGCACACAGGAGGCCTGGCTCGTGGACGCACGGGTGTGGCTCGACGAGCACGACCTCACCGGCATCACGGTGACGGATCCCAGCGGCATCGACCCCGGGAACGTCGCCGACACGCGCTCGCTCATCTCGCTCGCCGACATCGCGATGCAGAACCCGGTGCTCGCATCGATCGTCGCGGAGAAGTCGGTGACGCTGCCCGGAGCGGGAGTCGTCCCCAACTCGAACCCCCTGATCGACGACGAGGGCGTGGTGGGCCTCAAGACCGGCTCGCTCTGGTCGACGGGCACGCCCTACTGGAACCTCCTTGCCGTGAAGAACGTCACGATCGGCCAGACGACCGTCACCCTGTACTCCGCGGTGATCGGCCAGCCCGACGAGGAGAGCCGCGAGACCGTGAGCCGCAGCCTCCTCGAGCAGCTGGAGGAGGGCATCCAGCTCACCACCGCCGTCGCCCCCGATGTGCCCGTCGCGCATGTGCGCACCCCGTGGGGCGCGCAGAGCACGATCGTCACCGCCGACGAGGCCGAGGTGATCTCGTGGCAGGGCGTGGCGCCCGCCACCGACCCCGACTACGACGTCGAGGTCGGTGCCGAGGCCGGCGACGTGGTCGGGACCCTCACCGTTCAGGGCGGGCTCGATGACACATCGGTCGACCTCGCCCTCACCGACGACGTGCCGGCGCCGTCGTTCTGGTGGCGTCTGACGCACCCGCTCACCCTGCTCGGCCTGGACTGA
- a CDS encoding ECF transporter S component translates to MSASVSGTQTPAARRRSSWRVVDIVVASVIGVASGVVFWLWGQAWPALDSLLSFTPGLSGLLSGGWLFAGVLGGLVIRKPGAALYAEVVAAVVSMLVGTQWGFTTLIWGIVQGIGAELGFAILAYSSWRITGALLSGALAGVAVGILDTNFSSIAAYAFEARTIYFVAAVVSGIVIAGLLSYLITRALAATGALDRFASGRELRTAGRGATGAA, encoded by the coding sequence ATGTCCGCGTCCGTTTCCGGAACCCAGACACCTGCCGCACGGCGCCGCTCCTCGTGGCGCGTCGTCGACATCGTCGTCGCGAGCGTCATCGGCGTCGCGTCCGGCGTCGTGTTCTGGCTGTGGGGCCAGGCCTGGCCCGCCCTCGACAGCCTGCTGTCGTTCACGCCCGGTCTGTCGGGCCTCCTGTCGGGCGGATGGCTGTTCGCCGGCGTCCTGGGAGGTCTCGTCATCCGCAAGCCGGGCGCCGCGCTCTACGCCGAGGTCGTGGCGGCCGTCGTCTCCATGCTCGTCGGCACCCAGTGGGGCTTCACGACCCTCATCTGGGGCATCGTGCAGGGCATCGGCGCCGAGCTCGGCTTCGCGATCCTCGCGTACTCGAGCTGGCGCATCACGGGAGCGCTGCTCTCCGGCGCCCTCGCCGGCGTCGCCGTCGGCATCCTCGACACGAACTTCTCGTCGATCGCGGCTTACGCGTTCGAGGCCCGCACGATCTACTTCGTCGCGGCGGTCGTCTCCGGCATCGTGATCGCCGGTCTGCTGTCGTACCTCATCACGCGCGCGCTCGCGGCGACGGGGGCGCTCGACCGGTTCGCCTCGGGCCGCGAGCTGCGGACGGCAGGGCGCGGGGCGACCGGAGCAGCGTGA
- a CDS encoding ABC transporter ATP-binding protein produces MTARVDARGWGWRHAGRSRWAVSGVDLVIPPGERVLLLGASGSGKSTLLRGLAGVLGDEEDGTAVGDLLVDGVRPADARGRAGLVLQDPDAQVVLARVGDDVAFACENLGVPREEIWRRVPRALASVGLHLPLDHSTSALSGGQKQRLALAGALAMAPQLLLLDEPTANLDPAGALDVRDAVVAAAAQSGATLVVVEHRVELWVDHVDRVIVLAPDGGLLADGRPADVFARHERELTAAGVWVPGVVPDVPRTVPREEGTVLLHARSLTVGRRAFGAREPLAVAAEIDAVVSSGRALAVVGPNGAGKSTLAATLSGLLPPVDGTLTATAELAGSAHTAPHRWSSRQLLTRIGMLFQSPEHQLLTASVRAELEVGPRALKTDPAAVARTVDELLERLRLTALADVNPFTLSGGEKRRLTVAASLMTRPRVLVLDEPTYGQDARTWRELAALLDDVRAGGTGLVVVTHDHPLVSALADDVLALGAVPLAGAS; encoded by the coding sequence GTGACGGCCCGCGTCGACGCCCGCGGCTGGGGCTGGCGTCATGCCGGCCGCAGCCGCTGGGCGGTGTCCGGCGTCGACCTCGTCATCCCGCCGGGGGAGCGGGTGCTGCTCCTCGGCGCGAGCGGCTCGGGCAAGTCCACGCTGCTGCGCGGACTCGCCGGGGTGCTCGGCGACGAGGAGGACGGCACCGCCGTCGGCGACCTGCTCGTCGACGGCGTCCGACCGGCGGATGCCCGTGGCCGCGCCGGTCTCGTGCTGCAGGACCCCGACGCCCAGGTGGTGCTCGCCCGCGTCGGCGATGACGTCGCGTTCGCGTGCGAGAACCTCGGCGTCCCGCGCGAGGAGATCTGGCGCCGGGTGCCGCGGGCGCTCGCGTCGGTCGGACTCCACCTGCCGCTCGACCACTCCACCTCGGCCCTCTCCGGCGGGCAGAAGCAGCGCCTCGCACTCGCCGGCGCGCTCGCCATGGCGCCGCAGCTGCTGCTGCTCGACGAGCCGACGGCGAACCTCGACCCCGCCGGCGCCCTCGACGTGCGCGATGCGGTGGTCGCAGCCGCCGCGCAGTCCGGCGCCACCCTCGTCGTCGTCGAGCACCGCGTGGAGCTCTGGGTCGATCACGTCGATCGCGTCATCGTGCTCGCACCCGACGGCGGCCTGCTCGCCGACGGGCGCCCCGCCGATGTCTTCGCCCGGCACGAGCGCGAGCTGACGGCGGCGGGCGTGTGGGTGCCCGGGGTCGTCCCCGACGTGCCGCGCACCGTCCCGCGCGAGGAGGGGACCGTGCTGCTCCACGCCCGCTCCCTCACGGTCGGCCGCCGAGCCTTCGGTGCGCGCGAGCCGCTCGCGGTCGCCGCCGAGATCGACGCGGTCGTCTCCTCCGGCCGCGCTCTCGCCGTCGTCGGGCCGAACGGCGCCGGCAAGTCGACGCTCGCGGCCACGCTCTCCGGTCTGCTGCCCCCCGTCGACGGCACGCTGACCGCCACGGCGGAGCTCGCCGGGTCCGCGCACACCGCCCCGCACCGGTGGTCGTCGCGGCAGCTGCTCACCCGCATCGGGATGCTGTTCCAGTCGCCCGAGCACCAGCTCCTCACCGCGTCCGTGCGCGCGGAGCTCGAGGTCGGCCCCCGGGCGCTCAAGACCGATCCCGCCGCGGTCGCGCGCACGGTCGACGAGCTGCTCGAGCGGCTGCGGCTGACCGCGCTCGCCGACGTCAACCCGTTCACCCTGTCGGGGGGCGAGAAGCGCCGCCTCACGGTGGCCGCCTCGCTGATGACGCGGCCCCGCGTCCTCGTCCTCGATGAGCCCACGTACGGGCAGGACGCGCGCACCTGGCGGGAGCTCGCGGCTCTCCTCGACGACGTCCGCGCCGGCGGGACCGGACTCGTCGTCGTGACCCACGACCATCCGCTCGTCTCGGCTCTCGCCGACGACGTGCTCGCGCTCGGCGCCGTGCCCCTCGCGGGTGCGTCATGA
- a CDS encoding energy-coupling factor transporter transmembrane component T family protein — MSLVVLDVRESPLGRVNALAKLAAALVLGIALLLSIDPVSAGVSLALTLVLLPFARLPMRDLWLRLWPIAASALIACVATSLYGRQSGTTYLEWGLLRVSDGSLTLALAILLRVLAIAVPSVVLFATTDPTDLADALAQILRLPARFVLGALAGLRLVGLLVEDWRELGLARRARGVADTGRLRRFAGQTFALFVLAIRRGSKLATAMEARGFGAPGVRTWARPSRVRPRDGLLVLLFVAIATVSVAAAVAAGTWTFVLAL, encoded by the coding sequence ATGAGCCTCGTCGTGCTCGATGTGCGCGAGTCGCCGCTCGGACGCGTGAACGCGCTCGCCAAGCTCGCCGCCGCGCTCGTCCTCGGGATCGCGCTGCTGCTGTCGATCGATCCCGTCTCGGCCGGCGTCTCGCTCGCGCTGACGCTCGTGCTGCTGCCGTTCGCCCGCCTGCCGATGCGCGACCTGTGGCTGCGGCTGTGGCCGATCGCGGCGTCCGCGCTCATCGCGTGTGTCGCGACGTCGCTGTACGGCCGCCAGAGCGGCACGACGTATCTGGAGTGGGGCCTTCTGCGGGTCAGCGACGGGTCGCTCACGCTCGCCCTGGCCATCCTGCTGCGCGTGCTGGCGATCGCCGTGCCCTCCGTCGTGCTCTTCGCGACCACCGACCCGACCGACCTCGCCGACGCGCTCGCGCAGATCCTGCGACTGCCCGCGCGGTTCGTCCTCGGCGCGCTCGCGGGGCTGCGGCTCGTCGGGCTCCTCGTCGAGGACTGGCGTGAGCTCGGCCTCGCGCGACGCGCGCGCGGCGTCGCCGACACCGGGCGGCTGCGGCGCTTCGCGGGGCAGACGTTCGCGCTGTTCGTGCTGGCCATCCGCCGCGGATCCAAGCTGGCGACGGCGATGGAGGCGCGCGGCTTCGGCGCCCCGGGAGTCCGCACGTGGGCGCGCCCGTCGCGCGTGCGCCCGCGGGACGGGCTGCTCGTGCTGCTCTTCGTCGCGATCGCGACGGTCTCGGTCGCCGCGGCCGTCGCGGCGGGAACGTGGACCTTCGTCCTCGCGCTCTGA